In Candidatus Hydrogenedentota bacterium, the sequence CGGGTCTTGCGATCGCGGAAGGTTTCCGCTCGGTTGTAAGCGGTACGCAAGTAGCGCAGCGCAACTCTCAAGACGGTGTCAGCCTTGTGCAGACCGCCGAAGGATCGCTGAGCGAATCCACGAACATTTTGCAGCGCATACGCGAGCTGGCGGTGCAGTCGGCGAACGGCACGCAGAGCGATGCGAACCGCAGGGCGTTGCAGGACGAAGTGAGCCAGTTGTTGTCGCAGATCGACGACATCGCGCAGGACACCGAATTCAATGGAATCAAGGTGCTGAGCGTTGCGCAGACGATCACGCTTCAAGCGGGCGCGCAGCAGGGCCAGACTCTGGTGCTCAATGTCCGCGGCGCATCGACACGCGACCTCGGCATCAGCACGGTCAACATTTCGTCCGTTGCCGGCGCGGTGTCTGCCTTGGCGCAGCTTGATTCGGCCATTCAGAGTGTATCGTCTCTCCGGGCCACGTTCGGCGCGTTCCAGAACCGGCTCGAATTCACGATCAATACGCTGGCGATTCAGGAAGAGAACTCTGCCGCCGCGCAGAGCGCGATTCGTGACGCCGACATCGCACGAGAAACCATTACCTTTACGCGAAACCAGATTCTGGTAAGCGCGGGCACCAGTGTGCTGGCGCAGGCCAACGTGTTGCCTCAGACGGCGCTGACATTGCTAGGGTAGCCAGTTCGCTTTGCCGCGCGTTTATGTGGATGCGCGGTAAGGGTCCAAGCAGCGTGGCATTCCCGGGAACGGGGCTGCGCTGCAACGAACGCGAAAGACGGACGGTCTATCCGGCTGCGGCATAACGTCGCGTGAGAGGAAGACGCCTAGGCTTTCGCAGGGAGACGACCTATGGGAGTACCAAGC encodes:
- a CDS encoding flagellin FliC, with the translated sequence GLAIAEGFRSVVSGTQVAQRNSQDGVSLVQTAEGSLSESTNILQRIRELAVQSANGTQSDANRRALQDEVSQLLSQIDDIAQDTEFNGIKVLSVAQTITLQAGAQQGQTLVLNVRGASTRDLGISTVNISSVAGAVSALAQLDSAIQSVSSLRATFGAFQNRLEFTINTLAIQEENSAAAQSAIRDADIARETITFTRNQILVSAGTSVLAQANVLPQTALTLLG